A single region of the Leisingera thetidis genome encodes:
- the rpsI gene encoding 30S ribosomal protein S9, with protein sequence MADQINTLEELAAATGVEAVAEETIAREPVRDELGRSYATGKRKDAVARVWIKPGSGKVEVNGKEINKYFARPVLQMILRQPFQVAGVEDQFDVYATVKGGGLSGQAGAVKHGISKALQLFDPSLRGALKAAGFLTRDSRVVERKKYGKAKARRSFQFSKR encoded by the coding sequence ATGGCTGATCAGATCAACACTCTCGAAGAGCTCGCAGCTGCAACCGGTGTGGAAGCAGTGGCTGAAGAAACCATCGCGCGTGAGCCGGTTCGTGACGAACTGGGCCGCTCCTATGCCACCGGCAAGCGTAAAGACGCTGTTGCCCGCGTCTGGATCAAGCCGGGCTCCGGCAAGGTCGAGGTGAACGGCAAGGAAATCAACAAGTACTTTGCCCGTCCGGTGCTGCAGATGATCCTGCGCCAGCCGTTCCAGGTGGCCGGCGTCGAAGACCAGTTCGACGTCTACGCCACCGTCAAGGGCGGCGGCCTGTCCGGTCAGGCCGGCGCGGTCAAGCACGGCATCTCCAAAGCGCTGCAGCTGTTCGACCCGTCGCTGCGCGGCGCTCTGAAAGCCGCCGGCTTCCTGACCCGCGACAGCCGCGTTGTGGAACGTAAGAAATACGGCAAGGCCAAAGCCCGCCGTTCGTTCCAGTTCTCGAAGCGTTAA
- a CDS encoding PLP-dependent aminotransferase family protein codes for MGTIWPQSLDEAKGPKYKKVADTIRSAVETGSLKTGTKLPPVRDLAYQLSITPGTVARAYSILTDEGVLEAEVGRGTFVAEKKTPVPDDVWSRQLHLLEARDPGHVSLFSPRIADMGQVAAVREALRKVAEGDARKFLNYPTRDAYLPVRQAAAAWLAQSPVGTVTENDVVLTHGGQNGLMVVLQAILEGAQPVIMVEDLTYAGFRRAAELLRAQVVEVAMDAHGIRPDSMELAIRKTGATVLCTSPEVHNPTGQYTPLERRKQIVAIARRHGVQIVEDDCYRLGESRAPSYRALAPELAWHVSSISKILTPALRVGFALAPEGRAADLRRVAEYGYFGLAQPLAELVRILLSDPRLPELVENVRAEMARYVRVAVNALGGFDLTWNPDVPFVWLRLPSGWRAAAFTRAAEANGVQIRSADEFALRDGRAPHAVRIAINAHVSLKQFEEAMLRLRALLDNPPEQISV; via the coding sequence ATGGGTACAATTTGGCCGCAGAGCCTGGATGAGGCCAAGGGTCCGAAGTACAAAAAAGTGGCGGATACAATCCGCTCTGCTGTCGAAACGGGCAGTTTGAAAACTGGTACAAAGCTGCCGCCGGTGCGCGATCTCGCGTACCAGTTGAGCATCACGCCCGGCACCGTTGCCCGTGCCTACAGCATTCTGACCGATGAGGGGGTGCTGGAGGCCGAGGTCGGGCGCGGCACCTTTGTAGCCGAAAAGAAAACCCCGGTGCCCGATGACGTATGGTCGCGGCAGCTGCATCTTCTGGAGGCGCGCGATCCCGGCCATGTCAGCCTGTTCAGCCCGCGGATTGCCGACATGGGGCAGGTGGCTGCAGTGCGCGAGGCGCTGCGCAAAGTGGCTGAGGGCGACGCGCGCAAGTTCCTGAATTACCCGACCCGCGATGCCTATCTGCCTGTGCGCCAGGCCGCTGCCGCCTGGCTGGCGCAATCCCCGGTCGGCACTGTCACCGAAAATGACGTTGTGCTGACGCATGGCGGCCAGAACGGGCTGATGGTGGTGCTGCAGGCGATCCTGGAGGGGGCCCAGCCCGTGATCATGGTCGAGGATCTCACCTATGCCGGTTTCCGCCGCGCGGCGGAACTGCTGAGGGCGCAAGTGGTCGAGGTGGCGATGGACGCGCATGGCATCCGGCCGGATTCGATGGAGCTTGCGATCCGCAAAACCGGTGCAACCGTTCTATGCACCAGTCCGGAGGTGCATAACCCGACCGGGCAATACACGCCGCTGGAGCGCCGCAAGCAGATCGTTGCAATTGCCCGCCGCCACGGGGTGCAGATCGTCGAGGACGACTGCTACCGCCTGGGAGAGTCCCGGGCGCCCAGCTACCGGGCACTGGCGCCGGAACTGGCGTGGCATGTGTCGTCGATCTCCAAGATCCTGACACCGGCCCTGCGGGTCGGCTTTGCGCTGGCGCCTGAAGGCCGCGCCGCGGATCTGCGGCGGGTGGCGGAATACGGCTACTTCGGGCTGGCGCAGCCGCTGGCGGAACTGGTCCGCATCCTGCTGAGCGACCCCCGGCTGCCGGAACTGGTCGAAAACGTGCGTGCCGAAATGGCGCGCTATGTGCGGGTGGCGGTCAATGCGCTCGGCGGATTTGACCTGACCTGGAATCCGGATGTGCCCTTTGTCTGGCTGCGGCTTCCCTCCGGCTGGCGGGCGGCGGCCTTTACCCGGGCGGCGGAGGCAAACGGGGTGCAGATCCGTTCGGCCGATGAATTCGCGCTGCGTGACGGCCGCGCGCCGCACGCTGTGCGCATTGCCATCAATGCGCATGTGTCTCTGAAGCAGTTTGAGGAGGCGATGCTGCGGCTGCGCGCGCTGCTGGACAACCCGCCGGAGCAGATCAGCGTATGA
- a CDS encoding PaaI family thioesterase, whose protein sequence is MALAFDVAGLTDYLHEIFPQVKDDFAIDAMDEQGLRMRLLTAERHLRPGGTVSGPSMFALADCAIYALILSRLGREALAVTTNCSLDFMRKPVAGADVIAEARLLKLGRVLAVADVLMYSEGQDAPVARASMTYSIPPGR, encoded by the coding sequence ATGGCACTGGCATTTGATGTCGCAGGTCTGACGGACTATCTGCACGAGATCTTTCCGCAGGTGAAGGATGATTTTGCCATCGACGCGATGGATGAGCAGGGCCTGCGGATGCGCCTGCTGACGGCGGAACGGCACCTGCGGCCGGGTGGAACGGTATCGGGGCCGTCGATGTTCGCGCTGGCCGACTGCGCGATCTATGCGCTGATCCTGTCACGGCTGGGGCGCGAGGCGCTGGCGGTGACCACAAATTGCTCGCTCGACTTCATGCGAAAACCCGTGGCGGGGGCGGATGTGATCGCCGAGGCGCGGCTGCTGAAGCTGGGCCGGGTTCTGGCGGTGGCCGATGTGCTGATGTATTCCGAGGGGCAGGACGCGCCGGTGGCGCGGGCCTCGATGACCTATTCCATTCCGCCCGGGCGTTAA
- the rplM gene encoding 50S ribosomal protein L13, producing the protein MKTFSATPADIEKKWILIDAEGVVLGRLASIVAMRLRGKHKASFTPHMDMGDNVIIINADKVQMTGKKRDEHFYWHTGHPGGIKSRTKQEILEGAHPERVVFQAVKRMLPGNRLSRQQMTNLRIYAGAEHPHEAQAPEVLDVASMNKKNTRS; encoded by the coding sequence ATGAAAACCTTCTCTGCTACTCCGGCAGATATCGAGAAGAAGTGGATCCTGATCGACGCCGAGGGCGTTGTTCTGGGCCGCCTGGCCTCGATTGTTGCCATGCGCCTGCGTGGCAAGCACAAAGCGTCCTTCACTCCGCATATGGACATGGGCGACAACGTCATCATCATCAACGCCGACAAGGTGCAGATGACCGGCAAGAAGCGCGACGAGCACTTCTACTGGCACACCGGCCACCCGGGCGGCATCAAGTCGCGCACCAAACAGGAAATCCTGGAAGGTGCACACCCGGAGCGCGTTGTGTTCCAGGCCGTCAAGCGCATGCTGCCGGGCAACCGCCTATCGCGCCAGCAGATGACCAACCTGCGTATCTATGCCGGTGCCGAGCACCCGCATGAAGCCCAGGCACCTGAAGTTCTGGATGTTGCATCCATGAACAAGAAAAACACCCGGAGCTGA
- a CDS encoding adenylate/guanylate cyclase domain-containing protein: protein MSIAAINEQLLRAIGVGVAVVRASDFGFVFHNQPFAEWFGTPGPHAALTDAIEGLSPEDLGPLCEEGLRYSAELKIKRKRRTLVFAINISLASHLDEALLVVECQNITRIRELESMIDSYSAMVERNTRELEREKERVERLLLNLMPRQVYEEFKTFGVVTPQLYPQVSVVMLDFVNFTDFASRTDPTVTLGELNDIFTAFDRIVEQFGCERIKTIGDAYLAVSGMPEPVPEHATAVAHCATRFLRYLDRRNQSHQHKWQARIGLGTGSAVGSVVGIQKYVYDVFGPAVNLASRLQVFANPMKIVAPAEMKEALSEEFRVTDIGPEDIKGIGEVHLVNVGGELSTPQPASRF from the coding sequence ATGAGCATTGCCGCCATCAACGAGCAGCTGCTCCGGGCGATTGGCGTCGGGGTGGCGGTTGTGCGGGCCTCGGACTTCGGTTTTGTTTTCCACAACCAGCCCTTTGCGGAATGGTTCGGCACCCCGGGCCCGCACGCCGCCCTGACCGACGCTATCGAGGGGTTGAGCCCGGAGGATCTTGGTCCGCTGTGCGAGGAAGGTCTGCGCTATTCGGCGGAACTGAAAATCAAGCGCAAGCGCCGCACCCTGGTCTTTGCCATCAACATCTCGTTAGCCAGCCATCTGGACGAGGCGCTTCTGGTGGTGGAATGCCAGAACATCACCCGCATCCGCGAGCTGGAGAGCATGATCGACAGCTATTCCGCCATGGTCGAGCGCAACACCCGCGAACTGGAGCGCGAAAAGGAACGGGTGGAGCGGCTGCTGCTGAACCTGATGCCGCGCCAGGTCTATGAGGAGTTCAAGACCTTCGGCGTGGTGACCCCGCAGCTGTATCCGCAAGTGTCGGTGGTGATGCTGGATTTTGTCAATTTCACCGACTTCGCCTCCCGCACCGATCCGACCGTAACCCTTGGAGAGCTGAACGACATCTTCACCGCCTTCGACCGCATCGTCGAGCAATTCGGCTGCGAGCGGATCAAGACCATCGGCGATGCCTATCTGGCGGTGTCCGGAATGCCGGAACCGGTGCCGGAGCACGCCACCGCGGTCGCCCACTGCGCCACCCGCTTCCTGCGCTACCTGGACCGGCGCAATCAAAGCCATCAGCACAAGTGGCAGGCGCGGATCGGGCTGGGCACCGGCTCCGCCGTCGGCTCGGTGGTGGGGATCCAGAAATACGTCTATGACGTTTTCGGCCCGGCGGTGAACCTGGCCTCACGCCTGCAGGTCTTTGCCAATCCCATGAAAATTGTGGCACCAGCAGAGATGAAGGAGGCACTTTCGGAGGAATTCCGCGTCACCGACATCGGACCCGAGGACATCAAGGGCATTGGCGAGGTTCATCTGGTCAATGTCGGCGGCGAACTGAGCACGCCGCAGCCGGCCAGCCGGTTCTAG
- a CDS encoding TetR/AcrR family transcriptional regulator, giving the protein MPKRGYHHGNLRQALVEAALQLIEAKGPAGFTLSEAAKQAGVTPAAVYRHFEGREDLIAEASRQGYVMFADLMRHAYDKYQPSALAAFEATGRAYLAFARKHPGHYIAMFESGISVNRTPELADAAARARAILERAAADLSQHIPADKRPPASMFSAHVLAMSHGVVELYARNSPGAASPFPPEDLLESGIGIYLRGLGLIAPDG; this is encoded by the coding sequence ATGCCTAAACGCGGTTATCATCACGGCAACCTGCGCCAGGCGCTGGTCGAAGCCGCCCTGCAGCTGATCGAGGCCAAGGGCCCGGCCGGGTTCACCCTGTCGGAAGCGGCCAAGCAGGCGGGTGTTACCCCGGCGGCGGTCTACCGCCATTTCGAAGGGCGCGAGGACCTGATCGCCGAGGCCTCGCGGCAGGGCTATGTGATGTTTGCCGACCTGATGCGGCACGCCTATGACAAGTACCAGCCCTCGGCGCTGGCGGCGTTCGAGGCGACGGGACGCGCCTATCTCGCCTTTGCCCGCAAACATCCCGGCCACTACATCGCCATGTTCGAAAGCGGCATTTCAGTGAACCGGACGCCGGAGCTGGCCGATGCCGCCGCCCGTGCCCGGGCGATCCTTGAGCGTGCCGCCGCGGACCTGAGCCAGCATATCCCGGCGGACAAACGCCCGCCGGCCTCGATGTTCTCGGCCCATGTGCTGGCCATGAGCCACGGGGTGGTGGAGCTTTATGCGCGCAATTCCCCCGGCGCCGCCTCGCCTTTCCCGCCCGAAGACCTGCTGGAAAGCGGCATCGGCATCTACCTGCGCGGGCTTGGGCTGATTGCGCCGGACGGCTAG
- a CDS encoding group I truncated hemoglobin, giving the protein MPQSIYEKYGGFSAISRVVMTFYEMALESDQIGDYFADVDMARLIDHQTKFISSLLGGPASFSDERLEAVHRALAISHEDFDEMGALLKAALEQHGLSEPDVRTTLSAIEAKRNIIVARTAA; this is encoded by the coding sequence ATGCCGCAATCCATCTACGAGAAATACGGCGGATTCAGTGCCATAAGCCGTGTGGTGATGACCTTTTACGAGATGGCGCTCGAGTCCGATCAGATCGGAGACTACTTCGCCGATGTCGATATGGCGCGGTTGATCGATCACCAGACCAAATTCATTTCCTCGCTGCTGGGCGGGCCTGCATCATTCAGCGACGAAAGGCTGGAGGCGGTGCACCGGGCCTTGGCCATCAGCCATGAGGATTTCGATGAAATGGGGGCGCTGCTCAAGGCGGCGCTGGAGCAGCATGGCCTGTCCGAACCGGATGTGCGGACCACACTCTCGGCGATCGAGGCCAAACGGAATATCATCGTTGCCAGGACTGCCGCATGA
- a CDS encoding CatB-related O-acetyltransferase yields MATPENFKTAPIGNGQLEIGRFTYGYEAMDIQEQGGGSNVAIGSFCSIGRGVRVMLDASPLLDRITAFPFGEVFTEELGGADVHVPQQRGGDVTIGNDVWIGANATLLAGVTIGNGAVIGPNATVAGDVGAYEVWAGNPARLVSKRFDNAVCEKLQELRWWDLPLPLIQEMAPLLSAQPTVELIEGLQGIVSDLVTFTGGSADGSAA; encoded by the coding sequence ATGGCGACACCGGAGAACTTCAAGACTGCTCCCATTGGCAACGGGCAGCTGGAAATCGGCCGCTTTACCTACGGGTATGAGGCAATGGATATCCAGGAACAGGGCGGTGGTTCCAACGTGGCAATCGGCTCCTTCTGCTCGATCGGGCGGGGCGTGCGGGTGATGCTGGATGCCTCGCCGCTGCTGGACCGGATTACGGCCTTCCCTTTTGGCGAGGTGTTCACCGAGGAGCTGGGCGGCGCCGACGTGCATGTGCCGCAGCAGCGCGGCGGCGATGTAACGATCGGCAATGACGTGTGGATCGGGGCCAATGCCACCCTGCTCGCAGGGGTGACCATCGGCAATGGCGCGGTGATCGGCCCGAATGCCACCGTGGCGGGCGATGTGGGCGCCTATGAGGTCTGGGCGGGCAACCCGGCCCGGCTGGTGAGCAAACGTTTTGACAATGCGGTCTGTGAAAAACTGCAGGAGCTGCGCTGGTGGGACCTGCCGCTGCCGCTGATCCAGGAAATGGCGCCTTTGCTGTCGGCGCAGCCCACGGTAGAGCTGATCGAGGGGCTGCAGGGGATCGTCAGTGACCTTGTCACCTTCACCGGCGGCAGCGCGGACGGCAGCGCAGCCTGA
- the ppk2 gene encoding polyphosphate kinase 2, translated as MPLPFDGAISRYFQNGAPKDVRKAIRGAGEDDILSPSYPHRERMKRKAYEAELEALQIELVKLQSWVKSSGARIALVFEGRDAAGKGGTIKRFRENLNPRGARVVALPKPTETEQGQWYFQRYVQHLPGGGEIVFFDRSWYNRGVVEKVFGFCTDAQRERFFHQVPGFERALAEDGIHLFKFWLNVGRAEQLRRILARESDPLKQWKLSPIDVKGLEKWDDYSSAIAETFARSHSTEAPWTIIRSDDKRRARLAAMRTVLHAISYGNKDTRAIGALDTKICGGPDIWDA; from the coding sequence ATGCCGCTGCCGTTTGACGGGGCCATCAGCCGCTATTTCCAGAACGGCGCACCGAAGGACGTCCGCAAGGCCATCCGGGGCGCGGGCGAGGATGACATCCTCAGCCCCAGCTATCCGCACCGGGAGCGGATGAAACGCAAGGCCTATGAGGCGGAACTGGAAGCGCTGCAAATAGAACTGGTGAAGCTGCAATCCTGGGTCAAATCCAGCGGTGCCCGCATTGCCCTAGTCTTTGAGGGCCGCGATGCGGCAGGCAAAGGCGGCACCATCAAGCGGTTCCGGGAAAACCTGAACCCGCGCGGCGCGCGCGTTGTGGCGCTGCCCAAGCCCACTGAGACGGAACAAGGCCAGTGGTATTTCCAGCGTTATGTCCAGCATCTGCCGGGCGGCGGAGAGATCGTGTTTTTCGACCGCAGCTGGTACAACCGCGGCGTGGTGGAGAAGGTTTTCGGCTTTTGCACGGACGCGCAGCGCGAGCGGTTTTTCCATCAGGTTCCGGGATTCGAACGGGCGCTGGCCGAGGACGGCATCCACTTGTTCAAATTCTGGCTGAATGTCGGCCGGGCCGAACAGCTGCGCCGGATCCTGGCGCGGGAATCCGATCCCCTGAAGCAATGGAAGCTAAGCCCGATTGACGTGAAGGGGCTGGAAAAATGGGACGATTACAGCTCCGCCATTGCAGAAACCTTTGCGCGCAGCCATAGCACTGAGGCGCCCTGGACCATCATTCGGTCGGATGACAAAAGGCGCGCTCGGCTGGCAGCGATGCGCACCGTGCTGCACGCCATCAGCTATGGCAACAAGGACACCCGGGCCATCGGCGCTCTGGACACCAAGATTTGCGGAGGCCCGGATATCTGGGATGCCTAA
- the asd gene encoding archaetidylserine decarboxylase (Phosphatidylserine decarboxylase is synthesized as a single chain precursor. Generation of the pyruvoyl active site from a Ser is coupled to cleavage of a Gly-Ser bond between the larger (beta) and smaller (alpha chains). It is an integral membrane protein.) — protein MQRDPILVVDRDTGKTFEEAVLGEKWIRWAYQNASARPIEKLLFHSSLISRLMGAWFDSRLSKGKIKAVIEDLSIDMSEASADTESFSCFNDFFVRHLKPEVRPFSADPHEIVSPADGRVLVFPELAEDTFVPVKGHPMSVCTMLPGIAERFVGGALAIARLCPADYHRYHFPAAGRIIAAQDIPGALHSVNPIALGAGPDVFGENKRSWTLVETETLGTYCFVEVGAFGVGSIINTRTTGAVQKMDEKGYFKFGGSTVVVVFEPGKIRFADDLMENSAKGRETLVKVGQPLATAL, from the coding sequence ATGCAGCGCGACCCCATCCTTGTTGTTGACCGCGACACCGGCAAGACTTTCGAAGAGGCGGTGCTGGGCGAAAAGTGGATCCGCTGGGCCTATCAGAACGCCAGCGCGCGGCCCATCGAGAAACTGCTGTTCCACTCTTCCCTGATCAGCCGGCTGATGGGCGCCTGGTTCGACTCGCGGCTGTCCAAGGGCAAGATCAAGGCAGTGATCGAAGACCTGTCCATCGACATGTCCGAAGCGTCTGCCGACACTGAGAGTTTCTCCTGTTTCAATGACTTCTTTGTCCGCCATCTGAAACCCGAAGTGCGCCCCTTCAGCGCCGATCCGCATGAGATCGTCTCCCCTGCCGATGGCCGGGTGCTGGTGTTCCCGGAGCTTGCAGAAGACACTTTTGTGCCGGTCAAAGGGCATCCGATGTCGGTGTGCACCATGCTGCCGGGGATTGCGGAGCGGTTCGTTGGCGGCGCGCTGGCCATCGCGCGGCTGTGTCCGGCGGACTACCACCGCTACCACTTCCCTGCCGCCGGCCGGATCATCGCGGCGCAGGACATTCCCGGTGCGCTGCATTCGGTCAACCCGATTGCGCTGGGGGCCGGGCCGGACGTTTTCGGGGAAAACAAACGCAGCTGGACGCTGGTTGAGACCGAAACGCTAGGCACCTATTGTTTTGTCGAAGTCGGGGCCTTTGGCGTCGGCAGCATCATCAACACCCGCACGACAGGCGCGGTGCAGAAAATGGACGAAAAGGGCTACTTCAAGTTCGGCGGCTCCACCGTGGTGGTGGTGTTCGAGCCGGGTAAGATCCGCTTTGCCGATGATCTCATGGAAAACAGCGCCAAGGGCCGGGAAACACTGGTGAAGGTTGGCCAGCCGCTGGCCACCGCGCTTTAA
- a CDS encoding DUF995 domain-containing protein: MKPFKLAISVTITGTFLFAAGAFADPKPRNASVTGGQALAALYGGKTQIWKKCQGGIYYGPRWEAQAYCAQHPNSVGVGTWRIDGKGRVCQNLTWYWSVDGQLTSKEGEEECISHLTAEDGIVWRSWPKDREWWKATNSASLEKGFKLKSKIRRLRKKLKV, encoded by the coding sequence ATGAAGCCATTCAAACTCGCCATCAGTGTAACGATTACTGGCACATTTTTGTTTGCGGCCGGCGCCTTTGCAGATCCGAAGCCAAGGAATGCATCGGTTACTGGCGGACAGGCGCTTGCGGCCCTGTACGGCGGCAAAACCCAGATATGGAAGAAATGCCAGGGGGGAATATACTACGGGCCCCGCTGGGAAGCGCAGGCCTATTGCGCCCAGCACCCGAACAGCGTTGGCGTCGGTACGTGGCGTATCGACGGAAAAGGCCGCGTTTGCCAAAACTTGACCTGGTACTGGTCCGTGGACGGCCAGCTCACATCCAAAGAGGGTGAGGAAGAATGCATTTCTCATCTGACAGCTGAGGATGGCATCGTTTGGCGAAGCTGGCCCAAGGACCGGGAATGGTGGAAGGCAACCAACAGCGCCAGCCTGGAAAAGGGATTCAAGCTGAAATCGAAAATCAGGCGGCTGCGCAAAAAACTCAAAGTATAA
- the speD gene encoding adenosylmethionine decarboxylase → MKDANLFQLGIGLETGAHEEDTARGVTAANIDSIVDSDREDHFIRKDGKVFAGTHLIIEVMKGTGLDCEERIQNAFRKCVDVCGATLLHIHTHKFSPQGVSGVAVLAESHISVHTWPEIGYGAFDVFMCGDAEPWKAVDVLKEAFSTDMVEVRELLRGEELIAKEVAA, encoded by the coding sequence ATGAAAGACGCCAACCTCTTCCAACTGGGGATCGGTCTGGAGACAGGCGCCCATGAGGAAGATACCGCCCGCGGTGTAACTGCCGCGAACATTGACTCCATTGTGGATTCGGACCGCGAAGACCATTTCATCCGCAAGGATGGAAAGGTGTTTGCCGGCACCCACTTGATTATCGAAGTCATGAAAGGCACCGGCCTGGACTGCGAAGAGCGCATCCAGAACGCCTTCCGCAAATGCGTGGACGTCTGCGGCGCCACCTTGCTGCACATCCACACCCACAAGTTTTCGCCCCAGGGCGTCTCCGGCGTGGCTGTGCTGGCAGAAAGCCACATCTCGGTCCACACCTGGCCGGAAATCGGCTATGGCGCTTTTGACGTGTTCATGTGCGGCGACGCCGAGCCGTGGAAAGCCGTCGACGTGCTGAAAGAGGCTTTCTCCACCGACATGGTGGAAGTGCGTGAACTGCTGCGCGGGGAGGAGCTGATCGCCAAAGAGGTGGCGGCATGA
- a CDS encoding DUF1127 domain-containing protein, which yields MVQHSQTAQTNMSYLISRPGLPVLAQWAVLFAVLVTKWSLRRRTRSHLKHLSEAQLKDIGLSRADAHYEATLPFWRP from the coding sequence ATGGTACAGCACTCTCAAACGGCACAAACGAACATGTCCTATCTGATCAGCCGCCCGGGCCTTCCGGTGCTGGCGCAATGGGCCGTCCTCTTTGCCGTGCTGGTGACCAAGTGGAGCCTGCGCCGCCGCACCCGCAGCCATCTGAAACACCTGAGCGAGGCACAGCTGAAAGACATCGGGCTGAGCCGTGCCGACGCCCATTATGAAGCCACTCTTCCGTTCTGGCGCCCATGA
- the speE gene encoding polyamine aminopropyltransferase, whose translation MSNEWVTESLHAHYAQRLRVDEMLYDSNTEHQRLKVFQNGQFGRILTLDDVVQTTEGDNFIYHEMLTHVPILAHGNAKRVLIIGGGDGGMAREALRHASVEHVTMVEIDGGVVDFSKQYLPMLSNGAFDDPRLNLVINDGALFMKENTGKFDVIIVDSTDPIGPGEVLFTDTFYGHAARSLTEDGIIVTQNGVPFMQGDELTGTLHAFQALFADASCYLATVPTYAGGPMAFGWGSHSDKARNVTLGDLETRFAAAGIDTGYYNPEVHKGAFALPNYVKKLFP comes from the coding sequence ATGAGCAATGAATGGGTGACGGAAAGCCTGCACGCGCATTACGCCCAGCGTCTGCGCGTGGACGAGATGCTCTATGACAGCAACACCGAGCACCAGCGCCTGAAAGTGTTCCAGAACGGCCAGTTCGGCCGCATTCTGACGCTGGACGACGTGGTGCAGACCACCGAAGGCGACAACTTCATCTACCACGAGATGCTGACCCATGTGCCGATTCTGGCGCATGGGAACGCCAAGCGCGTGCTGATCATCGGCGGCGGCGACGGCGGCATGGCCCGCGAAGCGCTGCGCCACGCCTCGGTCGAGCACGTGACGATGGTAGAGATCGATGGCGGCGTGGTGGATTTTTCCAAACAGTATCTGCCGATGCTGAGCAATGGCGCCTTTGATGATCCGCGCCTGAACCTGGTGATCAACGACGGTGCGCTCTTCATGAAAGAGAACACCGGAAAATTTGATGTCATCATCGTTGATTCGACCGACCCGATCGGCCCCGGCGAAGTGCTGTTCACCGACACCTTCTATGGCCACGCGGCGCGGTCGCTGACCGAGGACGGCATCATCGTGACCCAGAACGGCGTGCCGTTCATGCAAGGCGACGAGCTGACCGGCACCCTGCACGCCTTCCAGGCCTTGTTTGCCGATGCCTCCTGCTATCTGGCGACGGTGCCGACCTATGCCGGCGGGCCGATGGCGTTCGGCTGGGGCAGCCACTCGGACAAGGCCCGCAATGTGACCCTTGGCGATCTTGAAACGCGCTTTGCCGCTGCCGGGATCGACACCGGCTATTACAATCCGGAGGTTCACAAGGGCGCGTTTGCCTTGCCGAACTACGTGAAAAAGCTGTTCCCCTGA